The sequence ATCACATGAAAAAAATCATTGCTAAAAAATATGGAAAGAGTTCAACAAATGTTGGTGATGAAGGTGGATATGCCCCCCCAATGAAGGAAATATCTGAACCTCTTGAGGCAATAATGTCAACTCTTGAAGATTTATCCTACCAAGATATTGTAAAAATTGCATTAGATACAGCGTCTTCTACTTTTTATGATGAAAAAACAAATACATACAATGCAATGGGAAAAAAGATGAATCCTGGTGAACTAATAGATCTATTCACAGATGTATCCTCAAAATATCCCATAATCTCTATAGAAGATCCAATGGCAGAAGATGATTTTGAAGGATTTGTAGAGATAACAAAAAAGCTAGGTAAGAAAATACAAATTGTTGGTGATGATCTTTTTGTTACCAATAAAAATAGACTTTCAGTTGGAATAAAAAAAGGAGCTTGTAATTCTTTACTACTCAAAGTAAATCAAATAGGGTCTTTAACTGAGGCCATTGATACTGCAAATCTTGCATATAGAAGCGGATATTCTGTAGTGGTAAGCCATAGAAGTGGAGAAACCGAAGATACAATGATAGCTGATATAGCCGTTGGAATTTCATCTGGACAAATAAAAACTGGAGCTCCTTCAAGGAGTGAACGTTGCGCAAAATATAATAGACTTCTTAGAATAGAAGAATATCTAGGAGAAAGTTCAGTATACGCGGGAAAAAATTATAGAATACCATTTTAAGCCGAGGTAGTCTAGCTAGGTAAGGCGGCGGTCTCGAAAACCGCTGGTGCTCGCCACCACAAGGGTTCAAATCCCTTCCTCGGCGCTTTCCTACAAGAACAAATCCCAAGGCTGAAAAAGGTCGAAAAGTTCTATATTGAACATCATTGTAAGAAAAACAAAAATAAAGAAAAATTTATTTCTTGTATAAATTTTTTTGTGTTTTTTATTACATAATTTCTTTTTTAATTTTTTATATAAGCAAATTAAATCTTTACGAAGTAGGTATGAAATTAATATATAAAAACATGTCAAAATCAAAGATTTATTTATTATCGAGAATAATATGTTTTGAGAATTATCAATTAATTGCAAT comes from Methanofastidiosum sp. and encodes:
- the eno gene encoding phosphopyruvate hydratase, whose product is MLNAKDFEMFEIIDIKAREILDSRGNPTIETEIITGGGYGSAIVPSGASTGKHEALELRDKNDRYGGKGVLNAVRNVNETITPLLIGMDIRKQKEIDRVMIEEDGTENKSNFGANAILSVSLAAARCAADTLNMPLYQYIGGLNTYVLPVPMMNVINGGEHAGNELDFQEFMIMPVGAKSFSEALRICAEVYHHMKKIIAKKYGKSSTNVGDEGGYAPPMKEISEPLEAIMSTLEDLSYQDIVKIALDTASSTFYDEKTNTYNAMGKKMNPGELIDLFTDVSSKYPIISIEDPMAEDDFEGFVEITKKLGKKIQIVGDDLFVTNKNRLSVGIKKGACNSLLLKVNQIGSLTEAIDTANLAYRSGYSVVVSHRSGETEDTMIADIAVGISSGQIKTGAPSRSERCAKYNRLLRIEEYLGESSVYAGKNYRIPF